In a single window of the Hoyosella subflava DQS3-9A1 genome:
- a CDS encoding SDR family oxidoreductase, whose translation MGSLEGRVAIITGAGRGIGREHALLFAREGASVVVNDLGGANDGTGTDAGPAQQVVNEITAAGGKAVANTNNVATWDGAAEMVEQAIDEFGRLDVLVNNAGILRDAYLAGMEENQWDAVIAVHLKGHAAPLRHAAAYWKAQTKAGNQVNGSVINTSSASGTFMPNAGQSNYGAAKAGIAALTLVAADELDRFGVRVNAIAPIARTRLTLATPGMGALFAEEVPEGEFDAFSPANISPLVARLASAECKLTGKVYAVQGGAITELQGWSAGETIEAEGPWTVTELAERLG comes from the coding sequence ATGGGATCCCTGGAAGGCCGCGTGGCGATCATCACGGGCGCTGGTCGCGGCATCGGCCGCGAGCACGCCCTGCTTTTCGCCCGCGAAGGCGCGAGTGTCGTCGTGAACGACCTCGGCGGCGCGAACGACGGGACCGGCACTGATGCGGGTCCAGCGCAGCAGGTTGTCAACGAGATCACCGCGGCAGGAGGGAAAGCTGTCGCGAACACGAACAATGTTGCGACCTGGGACGGCGCGGCCGAAATGGTCGAGCAGGCGATCGACGAGTTCGGTCGCCTCGACGTGCTGGTCAACAACGCGGGCATCCTGCGGGACGCCTACCTCGCCGGTATGGAGGAGAACCAGTGGGACGCGGTGATCGCCGTGCACCTCAAGGGGCACGCCGCGCCGCTCCGGCACGCTGCCGCGTACTGGAAGGCGCAGACCAAGGCCGGAAATCAGGTCAACGGTTCAGTCATCAACACCTCTTCCGCGTCGGGAACGTTCATGCCGAACGCGGGTCAAAGCAATTACGGTGCGGCCAAAGCGGGCATCGCGGCGCTGACGCTCGTCGCGGCGGACGAACTTGACCGGTTTGGTGTTCGGGTAAATGCGATCGCACCGATTGCTCGCACGCGCCTCACGCTGGCCACTCCGGGTATGGGCGCTCTATTCGCTGAAGAAGTCCCTGAAGGGGAATTCGACGCGTTCAGTCCAGCGAACATTTCCCCGCTAGTGGCGCGGCTAGCCAGCGCGGAATGCAAGCTCACGGGCAAGGTTTACGCCGTGCAGGGCGGCGCCATCACTGAATTGCAGGGCTGGAGCGCTGGCGAAACCATCGAAGCCGAAGGTCCATGGACGGTCACCGAACTTGCCGAGCGGCTGGGATAG
- a CDS encoding MaoC/PaaZ C-terminal domain-containing protein, which translates to MSAAANTTAVTFDASGLGEWTDVERFEVTGERIAEYAEATNDPIERHRRGEIAPPVFAVVPVFMSMAPAALSVAPVELLMKLVHGEQDFHFHRPIYPGDHLAVRAKPIGFTGRDNGSTVVIYAETRADDGELVNEQWMTAFFRKVDAGSAIGEKAPEHRFSESLREQAPAVEVGQHIDEDQTFRYSPASGDPMPIHLDEEIARMSGLPGIINHGLCTLAFTSWAALTELADGETERMRRLAVRFAKPVLPGQDISTRFWQAGNGTFAYETTVGDDVVLKDGLVVLS; encoded by the coding sequence ATGAGCGCAGCCGCAAACACAACCGCAGTCACATTTGACGCGTCCGGGCTCGGCGAATGGACCGACGTCGAACGATTCGAAGTGACAGGGGAGCGCATCGCGGAATACGCCGAAGCGACGAATGACCCCATCGAGCGGCACCGGCGCGGTGAAATCGCGCCGCCGGTGTTCGCCGTCGTGCCAGTGTTCATGTCGATGGCACCAGCTGCGCTGTCTGTTGCCCCCGTGGAGCTTTTGATGAAGCTCGTCCACGGGGAGCAAGACTTCCACTTCCATCGACCGATTTACCCTGGCGATCACCTTGCTGTCAGGGCGAAACCGATTGGCTTCACGGGCCGAGATAATGGCTCGACAGTCGTGATCTACGCGGAAACCCGCGCGGACGACGGTGAACTCGTCAACGAACAATGGATGACGGCATTCTTCAGGAAAGTCGATGCGGGATCCGCTATCGGCGAGAAGGCGCCCGAGCACCGATTCAGCGAGTCACTCCGCGAACAGGCCCCCGCGGTCGAGGTGGGGCAGCACATCGACGAGGACCAGACTTTCCGCTACTCGCCGGCATCCGGTGATCCGATGCCGATCCACCTCGACGAAGAGATCGCGCGCATGTCGGGTCTTCCGGGGATCATCAATCACGGTCTCTGCACGTTGGCGTTCACCTCGTGGGCGGCGCTCACGGAACTTGCTGACGGTGAAACCGAGCGAATGCGCCGCTTGGCGGTGCGGTTCGCCAAACCGGTACTTCCTGGCCAGGACATCAGTACCCGCTTCTGGCAGGCGGGAAACGGCACCTTCGCTTACGAGACCACTGTCGGGGACGACGTCGTTCTGAAGGACGGACTCGTCGTCCTGTCGTGA